In Belonocnema kinseyi isolate 2016_QV_RU_SX_M_011 chromosome 4, B_treatae_v1, whole genome shotgun sequence, a single window of DNA contains:
- the LOC117170796 gene encoding tigger transposable element-derived protein 4-like: MEKIKYTTLSLSEKLKLIRCVEKGVKRKKDIAADFKILVNSLTYIIKNKEKILAAVLEKGEFFAALLGNKDFKASSGWLEKFMNRSGITCRTLNGEIASVSEEDCKKFLTDILPSLLEVYAIEDIFNANETGKSKNPRCFKGVKSLPVLNESNKKAWMTSSVYDDWLHKIDHKFQRENPKVLLLVDNCPVHPKVLIQTSKAIKVVHLLPNLTAELQPMN; encoded by the exons ATGGAGAAGATCAAGTATACAACATTATCATTGAGTGAGAAATTAAAACTCATTCGATGTGTCGAGAAAGGAGTTAAAAGGAAGAAGGACATTGCTGcagatttcaagattttagtcAACTCTCTGACTTACATCATCAAGAACAAGGAAAAGATTTTGGCTGCtg TGCtagaaaaaggtgaattctttgCAGCTCTCTTAGGAAACAAAGACTTCAAAGCTAGCTCTGGGTGGTTAGAAAAGTTTATGAATAGAAGTGGAATAACCTGTAGGACATTAAATGGGGAAATTGCTTCTGTTTCGGAAGAAGACTGCAAAAAGTTTCTCACTGACATTTTGCCTAGCTTGTTAGAAGTTTATGCAATAGAAGATATCTTCAATGCAAATGAAACAg GCAAATCTAAGAATCCACGATGTTTCAAGGGAGTCAAGTCTTTACCAGTGCTTAACGAGAGCAATAAAAAAGCTTGGATGACTAGTTCAGTATATGATGACTGGCTTCATAAAATTGATCACAAGTTTCAAAGAGAAAATCCGAAAGTTCTCCTACTTGTGGATAATTGTCCGGTTCATCCGAAAGTCTTAATTCAAACTTCAAAAGCCATAAAGGTGGTTCACTTATTACCAAATTTAACTGCTGAATTGCAACCAATGAATTAA